Proteins encoded together in one Pseudoroseomonas cervicalis window:
- a CDS encoding xanthine dehydrogenase family protein subunit M, whose amino-acid sequence MIGFGYARAASVEQALHAAAERPEARFIAGGTNLLDLMKLGIEAPTQLVDINRLGLPAVEETAEGGLRIGALLSNAELAAHPLVRARYAVLSRAILAGASGQLRNKATTAGNLLQRTRCYYFYDTASPCNKRQPGSGCAAQGGFNRIMAILGTSEHCIASHPSDMAVAMRALDAVVETIRPGGERRELTLDDLYRLPGDTPQREHNLEPGELILSVRLPPAPPGRQLYRKVRDRASYAFALVSVAGIVAVAEGRIASARLAFGGIGAMPWRNREAEAALTGAEPGPALFDRVADIVLQGARGQGGNDFKIPLLRRTLSACLAQLTEASA is encoded by the coding sequence GTGATCGGCTTCGGTTATGCCCGCGCCGCCAGCGTCGAGCAGGCGCTGCACGCCGCCGCGGAGCGGCCTGAGGCGCGCTTCATCGCCGGCGGCACCAATCTGCTCGACCTGATGAAGCTCGGCATCGAGGCGCCGACCCAGCTGGTGGACATCAACCGGCTCGGCCTGCCCGCGGTGGAGGAGACGGCGGAGGGGGGCTTGCGCATTGGCGCGCTGCTCAGCAATGCCGAGCTGGCCGCGCATCCGCTGGTGCGCGCCCGCTACGCGGTGCTGTCGCGCGCCATCCTGGCCGGCGCCTCCGGCCAGCTGCGCAACAAGGCGACCACGGCGGGCAATCTGCTGCAGCGGACGCGCTGCTATTATTTCTACGACACCGCCAGCCCCTGCAACAAACGCCAGCCGGGCAGCGGCTGCGCGGCGCAGGGCGGCTTCAACCGCATCATGGCGATCCTCGGCACTTCCGAGCACTGCATCGCCAGCCATCCTTCCGACATGGCGGTGGCGATGCGCGCGCTGGACGCGGTGGTGGAAACCATCCGGCCGGGCGGCGAGCGGCGCGAGCTGACCCTGGACGACCTCTACCGCCTGCCGGGCGACACGCCGCAGCGCGAGCACAACCTTGAACCGGGTGAGCTGATCCTCTCGGTGCGCCTGCCGCCGGCGCCGCCCGGGCGCCAGCTCTACCGCAAGGTGCGCGACCGCGCCTCCTATGCCTTCGCGCTTGTCTCGGTCGCCGGCATCGTCGCCGTGGCGGAGGGGCGCATCGCCTCGGCGCGGCTGGCCTTCGGTGGCATCGGCGCCATGCCCTGGCGCAACCGGGAGGCCGAGGCGGCGCTGACCGGCGCCGAGCCCGGCCCGGCCCTGTTCGACCGCGTGGCCGACATCGTGCTGCAGGGCGCGCGCGGCCAGGGCGGCAATGACTTCAAGATCCCGCTGCTGCGGCGGACGCTGTCCGCCTGCCTGGCGCAACTGACGGAGGCCTCGGCATGA
- a CDS encoding TetR/AcrR family transcriptional regulator: MTTNSPRPRGRPRRFDPEAALVTAQRLFHERGYDAVSVADLTAALGINPPSFYAAFGSKAALYARTLCRYGAVEGLPLSEILRPGRPVAEGLAALLEEAARRYAGGSAAAGCLVIEGMRCNDAEARQAARSLSSASLERIRGFIAAAHPALAEALTDYVATVMTGLSALAREGHAPERLLATARLAAQAIAAALPPD, translated from the coding sequence ATGACTACAAATTCCCCGCGGCCGCGTGGCCGCCCCCGCCGCTTCGACCCCGAGGCGGCCCTCGTCACCGCCCAGCGGCTGTTCCATGAGCGCGGCTATGATGCGGTGAGCGTCGCCGACCTCACCGCCGCGCTGGGCATCAACCCGCCCAGCTTCTACGCCGCCTTCGGCAGCAAGGCGGCGCTCTATGCCCGCACCCTGTGCCGCTACGGCGCGGTCGAGGGGCTGCCGCTCTCGGAGATCCTGCGCCCCGGCCGGCCGGTGGCGGAGGGGCTGGCCGCGCTGCTGGAGGAGGCGGCGCGCCGCTATGCCGGCGGCAGCGCCGCCGCCGGCTGCCTGGTGATCGAGGGCATGCGCTGCAACGATGCCGAGGCGCGCCAGGCCGCGCGCAGCCTGAGCAGCGCCTCGCTGGAGCGGATCAGGGGCTTCATCGCCGCCGCGCATCCGGCGCTGGCCGAGGCGCTGACCGATTACGTCGCCACGGTGATGACCGGGCTGTCCGCCCTGGCGCGGGAGGGGCATGCGCCGGAGCGCCTGCTGGCCACCGCCCGGCTGGCCGCCCAGGCCATCGCCGCGGCGCTGCCGCCGGATTAG
- the bdcA gene encoding SDR family oxidoreductase: protein MADFQGKSVLVLGGSRGIGAAIVRRFAAEGAKVAFTYSGSQEAAEKLAAETGASAARTDSADRDAVIARVRDSGPLDVLVVNAGVAIFGDPLEQDPDEVDRLVRINVTAPYHAAVEAARRMPDGGRILVIGSVNGDRVPFPGLSAYAMSKSALQSMARGLAHDFGPRGITVNIVQPGPIDTDMNPADGPLKDLVHPLMALKRHGKPEDVAGMVAWLAGPEAGFVTGAMHTIDGGFGA, encoded by the coding sequence ATGGCCGATTTCCAGGGCAAATCCGTTCTCGTCCTCGGCGGCAGCCGCGGCATCGGCGCGGCGATCGTGCGGCGCTTCGCCGCCGAGGGCGCCAAGGTCGCCTTCACCTATTCCGGCTCGCAGGAGGCGGCGGAGAAGCTGGCCGCCGAGACCGGCGCCAGCGCCGCGCGCACCGACAGCGCCGACCGCGACGCGGTGATCGCCCGGGTGCGCGACAGCGGCCCGCTCGACGTGCTGGTGGTCAATGCCGGCGTCGCCATCTTCGGCGACCCGCTGGAGCAGGATCCGGACGAGGTCGACCGGCTGGTGCGCATCAATGTCACCGCCCCCTACCATGCCGCGGTGGAGGCGGCGCGGCGCATGCCGGATGGCGGGCGCATCCTGGTCATCGGCTCGGTCAATGGCGACCGCGTGCCCTTCCCCGGCCTCTCCGCCTACGCCATGAGCAAATCGGCGCTGCAGAGCATGGCGCGCGGCCTGGCGCATGATTTCGGCCCGCGCGGCATCACCGTGAACATCGTCCAGCCGGGCCCGATCGACACCGACATGAACCCCGCCGACGGGCCGCTGAAGGATCTGGTGCATCCGCTGATGGCGCTGAAGCGGCATGGCAAGCCGGAGGACGTGGCCGGCATGGTCGCCTGGCTGGCCGGGCCGGAGGCCGGCTTCGTCACCGGCGCCATGCACACCATCGATGGCGGCTTCGGCGCCTGA
- a CDS encoding xanthine dehydrogenase family protein molybdopterin-binding subunit, producing the protein MSAGRIVMDAPVGHSLLDDVANPQTGRALGRIEGRLKVAGAARYAAEHFFPGLAHGVLVQAPFGAGRVTRLDTAAALAMPGVLAVIDDDRLLRIPGDFASSEAPPQGVEEVVHFRQPIALVVAESYEAARAGAQAMRVEFAAAGGVFDFESARHAAEHPENDLGGLFAIHTEQGDLEAGLRDAAATIDTVWTTPSQSHAAMEPHASVAVWEGERVTVYGSYQSPIVTRNQLAASLRIAPEQARVVSPYVGGGFGGKLGVMPEAVAAAIAAQRLGRPVKIVMARQQVFDITGRRPETWQRIRLGADREGRLSAIAHETVTSQMEGEIFFEPAGIATHFLYAAPNRMVDHRVARMNKVVGVSMRAPGEAVGMLALECALDELAETLGLDPVALRLRNEPERNPETGAPFSSRALAQCLRQGAERFGWAARNTKPGGRREGEWLIGHGMAAAARGNLLGPSSARVGIGADGRVTVATEMTDIGTGTYTILAQIAADLLGTRVEQVEVRLGDTNDPASAGSGGSWGAASSGSAVYAACAALRQKLAAAAGCDPAAMRLADGMLEAPGLSRPIAQLVGNGMEAEGAVEPGQANQDFHQASYGAHFCEMRVNAVTGETRVTRWTSVLAAGRILNRRTALSQATGGIIFGIGGALTEDLVHDPRSGKIVNRDLGEYHLPAHADIPPLDVVFLEERDHAANPLLSKGIGELGISGAGAAVANAIYNATGIRVRDYPITLDRLLPFLPG; encoded by the coding sequence ATGAGCGCCGGACGGATCGTGATGGATGCGCCGGTCGGGCACAGCCTGCTCGACGATGTCGCCAACCCGCAGACCGGGCGCGCGCTGGGCCGCATCGAGGGCCGGCTGAAGGTCGCCGGCGCCGCGCGCTACGCCGCCGAGCATTTCTTCCCCGGTCTTGCGCATGGCGTGCTGGTGCAGGCGCCCTTCGGCGCCGGGCGGGTGACGCGGCTCGACACCGCGGCGGCGCTGGCCATGCCCGGCGTGCTGGCGGTGATCGATGATGACCGCCTGCTGCGCATCCCGGGCGATTTCGCCAGCAGCGAGGCGCCGCCGCAGGGGGTGGAGGAGGTGGTGCATTTCCGCCAGCCCATCGCCCTTGTCGTCGCCGAGAGCTACGAGGCGGCGCGCGCCGGCGCCCAGGCCATGCGGGTGGAATTCGCGGCGGCCGGGGGCGTCTTCGATTTCGAAAGCGCGCGGCACGCGGCCGAGCATCCGGAGAATGATCTCGGCGGGCTGTTCGCCATCCACACCGAGCAGGGCGATCTGGAGGCCGGGCTGCGCGACGCCGCCGCGACCATCGACACGGTCTGGACCACGCCGAGCCAGAGCCACGCGGCGATGGAGCCGCACGCCTCGGTCGCGGTGTGGGAAGGGGAGCGGGTGACGGTCTACGGCTCCTACCAATCGCCGATCGTCACGCGCAACCAGCTCGCCGCCAGCCTGCGCATCGCGCCGGAACAGGCGCGCGTGGTCTCGCCCTATGTCGGTGGCGGCTTCGGCGGCAAGCTCGGCGTGATGCCGGAGGCGGTGGCGGCCGCCATCGCGGCGCAGCGCCTCGGCCGGCCGGTCAAGATCGTCATGGCGCGGCAGCAGGTCTTCGACATCACCGGCCGCCGGCCGGAGACCTGGCAGCGCATCCGCCTCGGCGCCGATCGCGAGGGGCGGCTCTCCGCCATCGCGCATGAGACGGTGACCAGCCAGATGGAGGGCGAGATCTTCTTCGAGCCCGCCGGCATCGCCACGCATTTCCTCTACGCCGCGCCGAACCGCATGGTCGACCACAGGGTGGCGCGGATGAACAAGGTGGTCGGCGTCTCGATGCGCGCACCGGGCGAGGCGGTCGGCATGCTGGCGCTGGAATGCGCCCTCGACGAGTTGGCGGAGACGCTCGGCCTCGACCCGGTGGCGCTGCGCCTGCGCAACGAGCCGGAGCGCAACCCGGAAACCGGCGCGCCCTTCTCCAGCCGCGCCTTGGCGCAATGCCTGCGCCAGGGGGCGGAGCGCTTCGGCTGGGCCGCGCGCAACACGAAACCCGGCGGGCGGCGCGAGGGGGAGTGGCTGATCGGCCATGGCATGGCCGCCGCGGCGCGCGGCAATCTGCTTGGCCCCAGCAGCGCGCGGGTCGGCATCGGCGCCGATGGCCGCGTGACGGTGGCGACCGAGATGACCGATATCGGCACCGGCACCTACACCATCCTGGCGCAGATCGCCGCCGATCTGCTCGGCACCCGGGTGGAGCAGGTCGAGGTGCGGCTGGGCGACACGAATGATCCGGCCAGCGCCGGCTCCGGCGGGTCCTGGGGCGCGGCCAGTTCCGGCAGCGCCGTCTACGCCGCCTGCGCGGCGCTGCGCCAGAAGCTGGCCGCCGCCGCCGGCTGCGACCCGGCCGCGATGCGCCTGGCCGATGGCATGCTGGAGGCGCCGGGCCTCAGCCGGCCGATCGCGCAGCTGGTGGGCAATGGCATGGAGGCGGAAGGCGCGGTCGAGCCCGGCCAGGCCAACCAGGATTTCCACCAGGCCTCCTATGGCGCGCATTTCTGCGAAATGCGGGTCAATGCCGTCACCGGCGAGACGCGGGTCACCCGCTGGACCAGCGTGCTGGCGGCGGGCCGCATCCTGAACCGCAGGACGGCGCTGTCCCAGGCCACGGGCGGCATCATCTTCGGCATTGGCGGCGCGCTGACCGAGGATCTCGTGCACGACCCGCGCAGCGGCAAGATCGTCAATCGCGATCTCGGCGAATACCATTTGCCGGCGCATGCCGACATCCCGCCGCTCGACGTGGTGTTCCTGGAGGAGCGCGACCACGCCGCCAACCCGCTGCTGTCGAAGGGCATCGGCGAGCTCGGCATCAGCGGCGCCGGGGCGGCGGTGGCGAATGCCATCTACAACGCCACCGGGATCCGCGTGCGCGACTACCCGATCACGCTGGACCGGCTGCTGCCCTTCCTGCCGGGCTGA